One stretch of Rathayibacter festucae DSM 15932 DNA includes these proteins:
- a CDS encoding glucosamine-6-phosphate deaminase, which yields MTGVTSGATAPGTAVRVFDSFAEASRAAADLVAARVLADPRAVLGVATGSTPALLYRELAARVAAGRIDFSGVSAFALDEYVGIAPGHPESYRAVLDREVRVPLGIGSVHVPDGARADGEQAGRDYDAAIRAAGGIDVQILGIGGNGHIGFNEPGTPHDIGTHVVRLARSTREANARFFGGRLDLVPESAITQGIATILSARSLVLLASGSVKAEAVARALLGPVGVDCPASALQGHPDVAVLLDREAAAVLERWLG from the coding sequence GTGACCGGCGTCACCTCCGGGGCCACCGCCCCCGGCACCGCCGTCCGTGTCTTCGACTCCTTCGCGGAGGCCTCGCGGGCCGCCGCCGACCTGGTCGCTGCGCGCGTCCTCGCCGATCCGCGCGCGGTCCTCGGGGTCGCGACCGGCTCGACTCCCGCGCTGCTCTACCGCGAGCTCGCCGCCCGGGTCGCTGCGGGCCGGATCGACTTCTCCGGAGTGAGCGCCTTCGCTCTCGACGAGTACGTCGGGATCGCCCCCGGCCACCCCGAGAGCTACCGCGCGGTCCTCGACCGCGAGGTGCGCGTGCCGCTCGGGATCGGCTCCGTGCACGTCCCCGACGGCGCTCGCGCGGACGGCGAGCAGGCGGGCCGCGACTACGACGCCGCGATCCGGGCGGCCGGCGGCATCGACGTGCAGATCCTGGGCATCGGCGGCAACGGGCACATCGGCTTCAACGAGCCGGGCACGCCGCACGACATCGGCACGCACGTCGTCCGGCTCGCGCGGAGCACCCGGGAGGCGAACGCCCGGTTCTTCGGCGGGCGCCTCGATCTGGTGCCGGAGTCGGCGATCACGCAGGGGATCGCGACGATCCTGTCCGCGCGCTCGCTGGTGCTGCTCGCCTCCGGCAGCGTCAAGGCCGAGGCCGTCGCCCGCGCGCTGCTCGGACCGGTCGGCGTGGACTGCCCGGCCTCGGCGCTGCAGGGGCATCCGGACGTCGCGGTGCTGCTCGACCGCGAGGCGGCCGCGGTGCTCGAGCGGTGGCTCGGCTGA
- a CDS encoding L-aspartate oxidase — protein sequence MTTSATTTTPERRISASVLVIGTGGSGLRAAIELAEAGVDVLALGKRSKSDAHTSLAAGGINAALATMDPDDSWQQHAADTITESYQLANPHTVEIVTSNAARGIQDLERYGMPFAREDDGRISQRFFGAHTYRRTAFAGDYTGLEIQRTLVNRAAQLDIPILDTVYVTRILVDEDGAVFGAYGFDLVDGTRYLIHADAVILAAGGHNRIWRRTSSRRDENTGDSFRLAVEAGGRLRDPELVQFHPSGIIEPENAAGTLISEAARGEGGILRNGLGERFMGKYDPERMELSTRDRVALACYTEIKEGRGTPNGGVWLDVSHLPRETIMTRLPRVYQTMLELQMLDITKDPIEIAPTAHYSMGGVWVRSDDHSTDVPGLYAIGEASSGLHGANRLGGNSLIELLVFGRIVGQAAAEYSASLTAQTRSAASVQVARDEIADLLAADGEENVRALQRAIRNTMTEHAGVVRDEAGLLAGLAELDAIEARIAGIGIHPDIAGFQDLAHAFDLKSAAMAARATLEAALERRESRGCHNRSDYPDIDPALQVNLVWSPSTGITREEIPAVPEEIQALIREVATVGKLLE from the coding sequence ATGACCACTTCAGCGACCACCACGACCCCGGAGCGCCGGATCTCCGCCTCCGTTCTCGTCATCGGCACCGGCGGCTCGGGCCTCCGCGCCGCGATCGAGCTGGCCGAGGCCGGCGTCGACGTCCTCGCGCTGGGCAAGCGCTCGAAGTCGGACGCGCACACCTCGCTCGCCGCCGGCGGCATCAACGCCGCCCTCGCCACGATGGACCCCGACGACAGCTGGCAGCAGCACGCGGCCGACACCATCACCGAGTCCTACCAGCTCGCCAACCCGCACACGGTCGAGATCGTCACCTCGAACGCCGCCCGCGGCATCCAGGACCTCGAGCGCTACGGCATGCCGTTCGCTCGCGAGGACGACGGCCGCATCTCGCAGCGCTTCTTCGGCGCGCACACCTACCGCCGCACCGCGTTCGCCGGGGACTACACCGGCCTCGAGATCCAGCGCACGCTCGTCAACCGGGCGGCGCAGCTCGACATCCCGATCCTCGACACCGTCTACGTGACGCGCATCCTCGTCGACGAGGACGGCGCCGTCTTCGGCGCCTACGGCTTCGACCTCGTCGACGGCACCCGCTACCTCATCCACGCCGACGCGGTCATCCTCGCCGCCGGCGGCCACAACCGCATCTGGCGCCGCACCTCCTCGCGCCGCGACGAGAACACGGGCGACTCGTTCCGCCTGGCCGTCGAGGCCGGCGGCCGCCTGCGCGACCCCGAGCTGGTGCAGTTCCACCCGTCGGGCATCATCGAGCCCGAGAACGCGGCCGGCACGCTGATCTCCGAGGCGGCCCGCGGCGAGGGCGGCATCCTCCGCAACGGCCTCGGCGAGCGCTTCATGGGCAAGTACGACCCCGAGCGGATGGAGCTCTCGACCCGCGACCGCGTCGCGCTCGCCTGCTACACCGAGATCAAGGAGGGCCGCGGCACGCCGAACGGCGGTGTCTGGCTCGACGTCTCGCACCTGCCGCGCGAGACGATCATGACCCGCCTCCCCCGCGTCTACCAGACGATGCTCGAGCTGCAGATGCTCGACATAACGAAGGACCCGATCGAGATCGCGCCCACCGCGCACTACTCGATGGGCGGCGTCTGGGTCCGCTCGGACGACCACAGCACCGACGTCCCCGGCCTCTACGCCATCGGCGAGGCGTCCAGCGGGCTGCACGGCGCGAACCGCCTCGGCGGCAACTCGCTGATCGAGCTGCTCGTCTTCGGCCGGATCGTCGGCCAGGCGGCCGCGGAGTACTCCGCGTCGCTCACCGCGCAGACCCGCTCCGCCGCGTCGGTGCAGGTCGCCCGCGACGAGATCGCGGACCTGCTCGCCGCCGACGGCGAGGAGAACGTAAGGGCCCTGCAGCGCGCGATCCGCAACACCATGACCGAGCACGCCGGCGTCGTCCGCGACGAGGCGGGCCTGCTGGCCGGACTCGCCGAGCTGGACGCGATCGAGGCGCGCATCGCCGGCATCGGCATCCACCCGGACATCGCGGGCTTCCAAGACCTGGCGCACGCCTTCGACCTGAAGTCGGCCGCGATGGCCGCGCGGGCCACCCTCGAGGCCGCGCTGGAGCGCCGCGAGAGCCGCGGCTGCCACAACCGCAGCGACTACCCGGACATCGACCCGGCGCTGCAGGTCAACCTGGTCTGGTCGCCGTCCACCGGCATCACCCGCGAGGAGATCCCCGCGGTCCCGGAGGAGATCCAGGCGCTGATCCGCGAGGTCGCCACCGTGGGCAAGCTGCTCGAGTAG
- a CDS encoding LysR family transcriptional regulator: MNFEQLSGFVEVARLGSFTRAAEELHLAQPSLSRQISSLEQDLGSELFQRARSGSTLTPAGELLLPLARRMLADAESVRRELAELAGLERGRVRFGATPTLCISLVAEVLHAFHAAHPAIELHLAEDGSRSLLDRLARGELDLALVTTSTAAAVGAFTVTPLLVEELVVVSSAAEPALADGDALGLAAVAGLPQIVFNSSYDLRRTTDAAFAAAGLVPDVVLEGAEMDAVLRFAERGLGVAIVPAMVLQGRPGLRSIRIEEPTLSRTISLARPADLAPTAAVRVMQRTIAATARAFAARAGGTMRLAEGQSERTPDRA, from the coding sequence ATGAACTTCGAGCAGCTGTCCGGATTCGTCGAGGTCGCGCGCCTCGGCAGCTTCACCCGTGCCGCGGAGGAGCTGCATCTCGCGCAGCCCTCGCTGAGCCGGCAGATCTCCTCGCTCGAGCAGGACCTCGGCTCCGAGCTGTTCCAGCGGGCGCGCTCCGGCAGCACGCTCACCCCGGCCGGTGAGCTGCTGCTGCCGCTCGCGAGGCGCATGCTCGCCGACGCCGAGTCGGTGCGCCGCGAGCTGGCCGAGCTCGCCGGGCTCGAGCGCGGGCGGGTCCGCTTCGGCGCGACGCCCACGCTCTGCATCAGCCTGGTCGCGGAGGTGCTGCACGCCTTCCACGCGGCGCACCCGGCGATCGAGCTGCACCTGGCCGAGGACGGCTCGCGCAGCCTGCTCGACCGGCTCGCGCGCGGCGAGCTCGACCTCGCGCTGGTGACGACCTCGACGGCGGCGGCCGTCGGTGCGTTCACGGTGACACCGCTGCTCGTCGAGGAGCTCGTCGTGGTCTCCTCGGCGGCCGAGCCGGCGCTCGCCGACGGCGACGCCCTCGGACTGGCGGCCGTGGCGGGTCTCCCGCAGATCGTCTTCAACTCCAGCTACGACCTGCGCCGGACGACCGATGCCGCCTTCGCGGCCGCGGGCCTGGTGCCCGACGTGGTGCTCGAGGGCGCCGAGATGGACGCGGTGCTGCGCTTCGCCGAGCGCGGTCTCGGCGTCGCGATCGTGCCGGCGATGGTGCTGCAGGGCCGCCCCGGGCTGCGCTCGATCCGGATCGAGGAGCCGACGCTCAGCCGCACGATCAGCCTCGCCCGCCCGGCGGACCTCGCGCCGACGGCGGCGGTGCGGGTCATGCAGCGCACGATCGCGGCGACGGCGCGCGCGTTCGCCGCCCGGGCGGGCGGCACGATGCGGCTGGCGGAGGGTCAGTCGGAGAGGACTCCCGACCGCGCGTAG
- a CDS encoding type II toxin-antitoxin system PemK/MazF family toxin, translating to MPSSRSVVSLLLRLLGRASAPRADAGAPAQRPYLSTTAPTPGANGIGRTSEVDPTRLRGVHLGYAPTPDGDPDPGEVVWTWVPYEEDDGRGKDRPVLVLAVEKAGTALAIRLSSKEHDGYLAVGAGPWDPEGRPSFADPERVFRVHPAGMRREGAALERARFDAVARVVSARYGWR from the coding sequence GTCGTGTCCCTGCTCCTCCGACTGCTCGGCCGCGCGAGCGCCCCGCGCGCCGACGCCGGCGCCCCCGCGCAGCGGCCGTACCTGAGCACCACGGCGCCCACGCCGGGCGCGAACGGCATCGGCAGGACCTCCGAGGTCGACCCGACCCGGCTGCGCGGCGTCCACCTCGGCTACGCGCCGACGCCGGACGGCGATCCCGACCCGGGCGAGGTCGTCTGGACCTGGGTGCCCTACGAGGAGGACGACGGCCGCGGCAAGGACCGCCCCGTCCTCGTCCTCGCGGTCGAGAAGGCCGGCACGGCGCTGGCGATCCGGCTGAGCTCGAAGGAGCACGACGGCTACCTCGCGGTCGGCGCGGGGCCCTGGGATCCGGAGGGGCGGCCGAGCTTCGCCGATCCGGAGCGGGTCTTCCGCGTGCACCCCGCGGGGATGCGGCGCGAGGGCGCGGCGCTCGAGCGCGCGCGCTTCGACGCGGTCGCGCGGGTCGTCTCGGCGCGGTACGGCTGGCGCTGA
- a CDS encoding DUF1992 domain-containing protein has protein sequence MSEARDRAARYAAERATGGRPETGDERTGSLPENAEDRAAFIETSIQQAIRRGEFDGLPGAGKPLEGLGEHHDPDWWIRRKIERENLTGIGPAAFLLRAEDRRLDEQLDRLMRESEVRAVLADFNKRVVEARRQLLGGPPVVTPLRDIDAEVAAWTERRSARFAAADAQIPEPPRRRWWRRR, from the coding sequence ATGTCCGAAGCCAGGGATCGCGCCGCCCGGTACGCCGCGGAGCGCGCGACCGGCGGCCGCCCGGAGACCGGCGACGAGCGCACCGGCTCGCTGCCCGAGAACGCCGAGGACCGCGCCGCGTTCATCGAGACGTCGATCCAGCAGGCGATCCGCCGGGGCGAGTTCGACGGCCTGCCGGGCGCCGGCAAGCCGCTCGAGGGCCTCGGCGAGCACCACGACCCGGACTGGTGGATCCGCCGCAAGATCGAGCGCGAGAACCTCACCGGCATCGGTCCCGCCGCCTTCCTGCTCCGCGCCGAGGACCGGCGGCTGGACGAGCAGCTCGACCGGCTGATGCGCGAGTCCGAGGTGCGGGCCGTGCTCGCCGACTTCAACAAGCGGGTCGTCGAGGCGCGCCGCCAGCTGCTCGGCGGCCCGCCGGTGGTCACGCCGCTCCGCGACATCGACGCCGAGGTCGCCGCCTGGACCGAGCGCCGGAGCGCCCGGTTCGCGGCCGCCGACGCGCAGATCCCGGAGCCGCCGCGCCGCCGCTGGTGGCGCCGGCGCTGA
- a CDS encoding response regulator transcription factor, translated as MPAPLTVALVDDYDVVLKGLAHMFDHYRDRVVVAEIDANAALSDRIDIVLYDSFAQPESDLQELADLVRNPRAEHVVVYTWNFHPDLVADALDQGVRGYLSKTLPARELVAALEAVRSGELVVSEPPRRAGTAPGLDWPGRHEGITDRESEILALITQGKSNADVAALTYLSPNTVKSYIRSVYGKIGASSRTQAVLWGVEHGFTPDHHRIDHWLGGP; from the coding sequence ATGCCGGCGCCCCTGACCGTCGCCCTGGTCGACGACTACGACGTCGTCCTCAAGGGCCTCGCGCACATGTTCGACCACTACCGCGACCGCGTCGTCGTCGCCGAGATCGACGCGAACGCCGCGCTCTCCGACCGCATCGACATCGTCCTCTACGACTCGTTCGCCCAGCCGGAGTCGGACCTGCAGGAGCTCGCCGACCTCGTCCGCAACCCGCGCGCCGAGCACGTCGTCGTCTACACCTGGAACTTCCACCCCGACCTCGTCGCCGACGCCCTCGACCAGGGCGTGCGCGGCTACCTCTCCAAGACCCTGCCCGCCCGCGAGCTCGTCGCCGCCCTCGAGGCCGTCCGCTCCGGCGAGCTCGTCGTCAGCGAGCCGCCCCGCCGCGCCGGCACCGCCCCCGGCCTCGACTGGCCCGGCCGCCACGAGGGCATCACCGACCGCGAGTCCGAGATCCTCGCCCTGATCACCCAGGGCAAGAGCAACGCCGACGTCGCCGCCCTCACCTACCTCAGCCCCAACACGGTGAAGTCCTACATCCGCAGCGTCTACGGCAAGATCGGCGCCTCCAGCCGCACCCAGGCCGTCCTCTGGGGCGTCGAGCACGGCTTCACCCCCGACCACCACCGCATCGACCACTGGCTCGGCGGCCCGTGA
- a CDS encoding dihydrofolate reductase family protein: MRDLVYYIAASLDGCIADPAGDVSAFPTAPETLADLFERYPETCPAHLRAALGVTASPRRFDTVLLGRRTHAPAVDAGLVDGAYPHLRQIVVTHGRLPTSDRVETMAGDVRAQVAALKREPGRDIWLCGGGDLAAQLIEEIDEIQVKISPLLLGAGVPLFGGLPQPVTLEAVDLRALPGGVALATYRRRDSGQL; encoded by the coding sequence ATGCGCGACCTCGTCTACTACATCGCCGCCTCGCTCGACGGCTGCATCGCGGATCCGGCGGGGGACGTCTCCGCGTTCCCGACCGCGCCGGAGACCCTCGCCGACCTGTTCGAGCGCTATCCGGAGACCTGCCCGGCGCACCTGCGCGCGGCGCTCGGCGTCACGGCGTCGCCGCGCCGGTTCGACACCGTGCTGCTCGGCCGCCGGACCCACGCCCCCGCGGTGGACGCCGGGCTCGTCGACGGTGCGTACCCGCACCTGCGCCAGATCGTGGTGACCCACGGACGCCTGCCCACCTCCGACCGGGTGGAGACGATGGCGGGCGACGTGCGGGCGCAGGTCGCGGCGCTCAAGCGGGAGCCCGGGCGCGACATCTGGCTCTGCGGCGGCGGCGACCTCGCCGCGCAGCTGATCGAGGAGATCGACGAGATCCAGGTGAAGATCTCGCCGCTGCTGCTGGGCGCAGGGGTCCCGCTCTTCGGCGGGCTCCCGCAGCCGGTGACGCTCGAGGCCGTCGACCTGCGCGCGCTGCCCGGCGGAGTGGCGCTGGCGACCTACCGCCGGCGGGACAGCGGTCAGTTGTAG
- a CDS encoding N-acetylglucosamine-6-phosphate deacetylase: protein MERSGRLVLHGARKVDVGGTVEDFWLIADDGVIVEVGTGGGWERAAEGARVHDAGGLIATPGFVDLHVHGGAGRGFDEGVDAMRAGLALHRARGTTRSLVSLVSAPLSALETSLDAVATLAEGDPLVLGAHLEGPFLAPSRRGAHDPGALIAPTDEAVERLLDAARGALRQVTIAPELPGALRAIERLTGAGVVVAVGHTEADAATTRAAIERGARLVTHAFNAMPGIGHRSPGPIPVALADERVVLELILDGEHVDADVARIAFASAPGRIALVTDAMAAAGAGDGAHRIGGLRVEVRDGVARLAGTATLAGSTLTLDAAVRRAAGAVGPGVGLGLEAAVGAVTATPARVLGEAGRLGSLAVGRAADVVLLDDALRVRAVWAAGASAVPPAR from the coding sequence ATGGAGCGGAGCGGGAGGCTGGTGCTGCACGGCGCGCGGAAGGTCGATGTGGGCGGGACCGTGGAGGACTTCTGGCTCATTGCGGACGACGGGGTGATCGTCGAGGTCGGGACCGGGGGCGGCTGGGAGCGGGCGGCGGAGGGCGCGCGGGTGCACGACGCGGGCGGGCTGATCGCGACTCCCGGCTTCGTCGACCTGCACGTGCACGGCGGGGCGGGACGCGGCTTCGACGAGGGGGTCGACGCGATGCGGGCCGGACTCGCCCTGCATCGGGCGCGCGGGACGACGCGCTCGCTGGTGAGCCTGGTGTCGGCGCCGCTCTCGGCGCTCGAGACGTCGCTGGACGCGGTCGCGACGCTGGCGGAGGGGGATCCGCTCGTCCTCGGCGCGCACCTGGAGGGGCCGTTCCTCGCGCCGTCCCGCCGCGGAGCGCACGACCCGGGTGCGCTGATCGCGCCGACCGACGAGGCGGTCGAGCGGCTGCTCGACGCGGCCCGTGGAGCTCTCCGGCAGGTCACGATCGCCCCGGAGCTGCCCGGCGCGCTCCGGGCGATCGAGCGGCTGACCGGGGCGGGGGTGGTCGTCGCCGTCGGCCACACCGAGGCGGACGCGGCGACGACCCGGGCGGCGATCGAGCGCGGCGCCCGGCTGGTGACCCACGCCTTCAACGCGATGCCGGGCATCGGGCACCGCTCGCCGGGGCCGATCCCGGTGGCGCTGGCCGACGAGCGGGTGGTGCTGGAGCTGATCCTGGACGGCGAGCACGTGGACGCGGACGTCGCGCGGATCGCCTTCGCGTCCGCCCCGGGACGGATCGCGCTGGTCACCGACGCGATGGCGGCGGCGGGAGCGGGGGACGGCGCGCACCGGATCGGCGGGCTGCGCGTCGAGGTGCGGGACGGCGTCGCCAGGCTGGCCGGCACCGCGACCCTCGCCGGCTCGACCCTCACCCTGGACGCGGCGGTCCGCCGGGCGGCCGGTGCGGTCGGGCCCGGAGTCGGCCTGGGGCTCGAGGCGGCGGTCGGCGCCGTCACCGCGACTCCGGCGCGCGTGCTCGGCGAGGCGGGCCGGCTCGGCTCGCTCGCGGTCGGCCGAGCGGCGGACGTGGTGCTGCTGGACGACGCGCTGCGGGTGCGGGCGGTCTGGGCGGCGGGCGCGAGCGCCGTTCCTCCCGCGCGGTGA
- a CDS encoding SGNH/GDSL hydrolase family protein, translating to MTAVRLVSIGDSFSEGVGDELPDGTARGWADLTAQGWADALGEPIEYANLAIRGRLIDPIVDEQLEPALALRPTHLSFNGGGNDMLRPRADIERIADRYLEVLARCDAEGVTLIALSAPDPSARLPLGRLIKRRGDALTSAVLRRTRQRPDIVVADNWTDPAFTDPSLWSEDRLHLGPRGHHRVSARVLASLGLPVPPAAQEAPERPAAASGGSAQYYRTHVAPWLRRRLTGTSSGDGRTAKHPELVRIAPSA from the coding sequence ATGACCGCCGTCCGCCTCGTCTCGATCGGCGACTCCTTCTCGGAGGGCGTCGGCGACGAGCTCCCCGACGGCACCGCCCGCGGCTGGGCCGACCTCACCGCGCAGGGCTGGGCCGACGCGCTCGGCGAGCCGATCGAGTACGCCAACCTCGCCATCCGCGGCCGCCTCATCGACCCGATCGTCGACGAGCAGCTCGAGCCCGCGCTCGCCCTGCGGCCGACCCACCTCTCCTTCAACGGGGGTGGCAACGATATGCTGCGTCCGCGCGCCGACATCGAGCGCATCGCGGACCGCTACCTCGAGGTGCTCGCCCGCTGCGACGCCGAGGGCGTGACCCTGATCGCCCTCTCCGCCCCGGACCCGTCCGCGCGGCTGCCGCTCGGCCGGCTGATCAAGCGCCGCGGCGACGCCCTCACCTCGGCCGTCCTGCGCCGCACGCGGCAGCGCCCGGACATCGTCGTCGCCGACAACTGGACCGACCCGGCCTTCACCGACCCGTCGCTCTGGTCCGAGGACCGCCTGCACCTCGGCCCCCGCGGTCACCACCGCGTGAGCGCGCGCGTGCTCGCCTCCCTCGGCCTGCCCGTCCCGCCCGCCGCCCAGGAGGCGCCCGAGCGGCCGGCCGCAGCGAGCGGAGGCTCCGCGCAGTACTACCGCACCCACGTCGCGCCGTGGCTGCGCCGTCGGCTCACCGGCACGTCCTCCGGCGACGGCCGCACGGCCAAGCACCCGGAGCTCGTGCGCATCGCCCCGAGCGCTTAG
- a CDS encoding DUF6807 family protein encodes MVQDSPTSVELPDGVGRLVLLDPETLARDSPRPYLHPLRTPAGRVVSDVRPADHDWHLGLSLAVSNITIGDAELDTNLWGGPTWLTGTGYRQVDSNGSQRPESADPGDLALGWFDARGRRFLDERRRLSVRRLGDVTVLRIESRWRALGERLVFGSPTTAGRPDAGYGGLFLRLDPSFEGSAVSGPDGAVAEPMGMVSRWLAVADGSATVALRADEGSPVDPSTWFVRTSGTPMLCAAPFFGATWTLDAGAEASWSWQLLLADRVLGADEIEASWGQGG; translated from the coding sequence ATGGTTCAGGACTCGCCGACCTCCGTCGAACTGCCGGACGGGGTCGGGCGCCTCGTCCTCCTCGATCCGGAGACGCTCGCTCGGGACTCGCCGCGGCCGTACCTGCATCCGCTGCGGACGCCGGCGGGGCGGGTGGTCAGCGATGTGCGGCCCGCCGACCACGACTGGCATCTCGGGCTGTCGCTCGCGGTGTCGAACATCACGATCGGGGACGCCGAGCTCGACACGAACCTCTGGGGCGGGCCGACCTGGTTGACGGGGACCGGCTACCGGCAGGTGGACAGCAACGGGTCGCAGCGGCCGGAGAGCGCGGACCCGGGCGACCTCGCGCTGGGGTGGTTCGATGCGCGCGGGCGGCGTTTCCTCGACGAGCGGCGGCGGCTGAGCGTCCGGCGGCTCGGGGACGTGACGGTGCTGCGGATCGAGAGCCGCTGGCGCGCGCTCGGGGAGCGGCTGGTCTTCGGGTCGCCGACCACGGCGGGACGGCCGGACGCGGGCTACGGCGGGCTGTTCCTGCGGCTGGACCCGTCGTTCGAGGGGAGTGCCGTGAGCGGGCCGGACGGGGCCGTCGCGGAGCCGATGGGGATGGTGTCGCGCTGGCTCGCGGTGGCGGACGGGAGCGCGACGGTCGCGCTGCGGGCGGACGAGGGCAGTCCCGTCGATCCGTCGACGTGGTTCGTGCGGACGAGCGGGACGCCGATGCTGTGCGCGGCGCCGTTCTTCGGCGCGACGTGGACGCTGGACGCGGGGGCGGAGGCGAGCTGGAGCTGGCAGCTGCTGCTCGCGGATCGGGTGCTCGGTGCGGACGAGATCGAGGCGAGCTGGGGGCAGGGCGGCTGA
- a CDS encoding GlsB/YeaQ/YmgE family stress response membrane protein, with translation MLGLIISLIVVGLIAGALARLIVPGRQNISILMTIVLGIVGSFVGGFLGFLIFQHDPMEGFLQPAGIIGSIIGAIIVLFLYTRFGGRARSRA, from the coding sequence GTGCTCGGACTCATCATCAGCCTCATCGTCGTCGGCCTCATCGCCGGCGCTCTCGCCCGCCTCATCGTGCCCGGGCGCCAGAACATCAGCATCCTGATGACCATTGTGCTGGGGATCGTCGGATCCTTCGTCGGCGGCTTCCTCGGCTTCCTGATCTTCCAGCACGACCCGATGGAGGGCTTCCTCCAGCCGGCCGGGATCATCGGCTCCATCATCGGCGCGATCATCGTGCTGTTCCTCTACACCCGCTTCGGCGGACGCGCCCGCAGCCGCGCCTGA
- a CDS encoding N-acetylglucosamine kinase — protein MTNDAPRAAARLVGVDVGGTKTHVRLIDTDGAEEDLILPSNDWRAGELFADPGNLPRLADVLLRLRPLAEDAVLVLGVHGCDTPGQMREATATLSLRLGRPVTVVNDAELLGFAEQEGPSIQMIVGTGAVICGTTADGVRITVDGHGWPLGDRGSAHDLVSTAVRETLAACDRGRAPGDGAEDPLIGAVLSAFGARDAAELAAGATRIAGGASWGAFAPLVFAQAAGGSALAQRIVEDAAEALAGGVAALVRRGALGSLVVAGGGVIVNQPAYERRIRERLAEEAPQLDFVVVRRPPVVGAVAHARALAVARRPLPRGVPEA, from the coding sequence GTGACGAATGATGCTCCCCGGGCCGCGGCCCGCCTCGTCGGCGTCGACGTGGGCGGGACCAAGACGCACGTCCGCCTGATCGACACGGACGGCGCGGAGGAGGACCTGATCCTCCCCTCGAACGACTGGCGGGCCGGCGAGCTCTTCGCCGACCCGGGCAACCTGCCGCGCCTCGCCGACGTGCTGCTCCGCCTGCGCCCGCTCGCCGAGGACGCCGTGCTGGTCCTCGGCGTGCACGGCTGCGACACCCCGGGCCAGATGCGGGAGGCGACCGCGACGCTGTCGCTCCGCCTCGGCCGGCCGGTGACGGTCGTCAACGACGCGGAGCTGCTCGGCTTCGCGGAGCAGGAGGGTCCGAGCATCCAGATGATCGTCGGCACCGGTGCCGTGATCTGCGGGACGACCGCGGACGGCGTGCGGATCACCGTCGACGGCCACGGCTGGCCGCTCGGTGACCGGGGGAGCGCGCACGACCTCGTCTCGACGGCGGTACGCGAGACCCTCGCGGCCTGCGACCGCGGCCGGGCTCCCGGCGACGGGGCCGAGGACCCTCTGATCGGCGCCGTCCTGTCCGCGTTCGGCGCGAGGGACGCCGCCGAGCTCGCTGCCGGGGCGACGCGCATCGCCGGCGGGGCGTCCTGGGGCGCCTTCGCGCCGCTCGTCTTCGCGCAGGCGGCCGGCGGCTCGGCCCTCGCCCAGCGGATCGTCGAGGACGCGGCGGAGGCGCTCGCCGGCGGGGTCGCCGCCCTCGTGCGGCGGGGCGCGCTCGGCTCCCTGGTGGTCGCGGGCGGCGGCGTGATCGTCAACCAGCCCGCCTACGAGCGGCGGATCCGCGAGCGGCTGGCCGAGGAGGCCCCGCAGCTCGACTTCGTCGTCGTCCGGCGCCCGCCCGTGGTCGGCGCGGTCGCCCACGCGAGAGCGCTCGCGGTGGCGCGGCGCCCGCTTCCGCGCGGGGTGCCGGAAGCGTGA